The following are from one region of the Halomonas qaidamensis genome:
- a CDS encoding efflux RND transporter permease subunit → MFAALLRQQTLVTVIALIFLLLGIAATLRIPVQMIPDIEARTITVETRWAGATPQDIEKEILIEQEQYLRNVPNLTRMTAIAESGSAEIELEFPFSVDMTAALIQVNNALSQVSSYPTNVDQPRIVSAAFSTDAFLRFHVGTLPGNPKALDIQLMSDFIDDRVRPRMEGVEGVSEVGVNGGAQRQLQVLVDPGALAQRGVSLTELRDAITQRNRDISGGELEAGKRRYLIRTLGRFDDAEALAQLVVSRQGDSIVRLADVAEVRQGQSRLSQLSFYNGQPGIGMDLRRESGANVIDIKYAIEEEIAAINDSILRPAGMEMVLTADDVRYVEASVSNVWSNLLLGAAFATLVMYLFLRSARATFIGVIGIPFCTIAAFLGLMLTGRTINVISMAGIAFAIGMSVDNSIVVLENIERYRRLGLDRIESALRGVQEVWPATLASTATTILVFLPILFIEEEAGQLYSDVAIAVSAAIFASMLVAVTLVPSLCSRFNFSMRNEHEDSSAASRPSWAGERLERIIATPFRRGAILVITVVISGWTIVVLTPPAEYLPEGEEPKTFAVMSPPPGYSLQEMAGIAAQVEDYFLPHVDADPAAFLAGDTEVPPLAYMNMRVAPTRLFIVAEAADPGNIEALMDALTNYYERFPGMRAFASKGSIISSNDGGTRSINLDIAGPDLATVYEAANNLYREARNEFGNPRIQSQPSSLSLDQPLIQIRPDWAQASALGLAAEDVGFSVAALTEGAYVDDFFLDDEKIDIYLYGPQLSLPLDQLPNLLLHTPSGATLPLSAVASIDETMDTSVIRRVDSSRTVTLNVIPPPSIALEAGVEQAERMLERLRREGELPSAVDISISGASDQLNATRDALMGNFLIAIVIVYLLLVAIFSHWGYPLLILTSIPLGVVGGIMGLAAMNAVGSLLPLIGIAPLSQPFDMITMLGFLILMGTVVNNPILVVDQARRRLHDKQLSVQEAVSQAVQTRLRPIAITTLTTLCGLSPLVFLPGEGTELYRGVGAIVLFGLLGASIVTVTFLPALMISVLTLTQRHTQPGRSQHP, encoded by the coding sequence ATGTTTGCAGCCCTACTGCGCCAGCAAACGCTGGTCACGGTTATCGCGCTGATTTTCCTGCTGCTAGGCATTGCCGCCACGCTGCGCATTCCCGTTCAGATGATTCCCGACATTGAAGCCCGCACCATTACGGTCGAGACGCGCTGGGCGGGAGCGACACCCCAGGATATCGAAAAAGAGATCCTCATTGAGCAAGAGCAGTACTTGCGCAATGTGCCGAACCTTACCCGCATGACGGCCATCGCCGAAAGTGGCAGCGCTGAAATTGAGCTTGAATTCCCGTTTAGCGTGGATATGACTGCCGCACTGATTCAAGTCAATAACGCGCTTAGCCAAGTATCGTCCTATCCCACCAATGTGGACCAGCCACGCATTGTTTCTGCCGCTTTCTCGACAGACGCATTTTTGCGTTTTCATGTGGGTACGCTACCCGGTAACCCTAAGGCGTTAGATATCCAATTGATGAGCGACTTTATCGACGACCGCGTTCGGCCTCGCATGGAAGGCGTCGAAGGCGTGTCGGAAGTCGGCGTAAATGGCGGCGCTCAGCGGCAGCTACAAGTTTTGGTCGACCCTGGAGCGCTGGCTCAGCGCGGGGTCTCACTTACCGAATTACGCGATGCCATCACCCAGCGTAACCGGGATATTTCAGGGGGCGAATTAGAAGCCGGTAAACGCCGCTATCTGATACGCACGCTGGGCCGCTTTGATGACGCGGAGGCCTTGGCGCAGTTGGTTGTCTCTCGCCAAGGCGATAGCATCGTGCGGCTTGCCGACGTTGCCGAGGTTCGCCAGGGGCAGTCTCGCTTAAGCCAGCTATCGTTTTATAACGGCCAGCCAGGCATTGGTATGGATCTTCGGCGGGAAAGCGGTGCAAACGTCATCGATATCAAATACGCCATTGAAGAAGAAATAGCGGCCATTAACGACAGCATTCTGCGTCCGGCGGGAATGGAAATGGTGCTGACTGCCGATGACGTGCGCTACGTGGAAGCCTCGGTCAGTAATGTATGGAGCAACCTGCTACTTGGGGCGGCCTTTGCAACGTTGGTGATGTACCTGTTTTTGCGCTCTGCTCGCGCCACCTTTATTGGCGTTATTGGCATCCCCTTTTGCACCATTGCTGCTTTTTTAGGGCTGATGCTAACGGGGCGCACGATCAACGTGATTTCCATGGCAGGCATTGCCTTTGCCATTGGCATGAGCGTCGATAACAGCATTGTGGTGTTGGAAAATATTGAGCGCTACCGCCGTTTAGGGCTCGACCGCATCGAATCGGCGTTACGTGGCGTGCAGGAAGTCTGGCCCGCGACGCTGGCATCGACAGCCACCACCATTTTGGTGTTCCTGCCGATTCTGTTTATCGAAGAAGAAGCTGGGCAACTGTACTCTGATGTGGCCATTGCCGTTTCCGCCGCTATTTTTGCCTCAATGCTGGTGGCAGTTACCCTAGTGCCGTCACTATGTTCGCGCTTTAATTTTTCGATGCGCAACGAGCATGAGGATAGCTCTGCGGCCTCACGCCCTTCGTGGGCTGGGGAACGGCTTGAGCGAATAATCGCCACCCCTTTTCGCCGCGGAGCGATCCTGGTCATCACGGTAGTGATCAGCGGTTGGACTATCGTTGTCCTCACGCCACCCGCCGAGTACTTACCCGAAGGTGAGGAACCTAAAACCTTTGCGGTGATGAGTCCCCCGCCTGGCTATAGCCTGCAGGAAATGGCGGGAATCGCTGCGCAAGTAGAGGATTACTTTTTACCCCATGTAGACGCTGACCCAGCGGCTTTTTTAGCGGGCGACACTGAGGTGCCACCGCTGGCTTATATGAATATGCGAGTCGCTCCTACTCGGCTATTTATCGTCGCGGAAGCAGCTGACCCAGGTAACATCGAAGCGTTAATGGACGCACTTACCAACTACTACGAACGCTTTCCAGGAATGCGCGCGTTTGCCTCAAAAGGCTCGATTATTTCAAGTAACGATGGCGGTACGCGGAGTATCAACCTGGATATCGCCGGACCAGATTTGGCGACTGTTTATGAAGCCGCCAATAACCTCTATCGAGAAGCCCGCAATGAGTTTGGCAATCCGCGTATTCAGAGCCAACCCTCATCGCTATCGCTGGATCAGCCGCTAATACAAATTCGCCCAGATTGGGCGCAGGCGTCAGCGCTTGGCTTAGCGGCAGAAGACGTCGGGTTTTCAGTCGCTGCACTCACCGAAGGTGCCTATGTGGATGATTTCTTTCTCGATGACGAAAAGATCGATATTTATCTTTATGGCCCCCAGCTGTCGCTACCTCTGGACCAACTACCCAACCTTCTGCTTCATACTCCTAGCGGCGCGACGTTGCCGCTCTCTGCCGTCGCCAGCATTGATGAAACCATGGACACCAGCGTTATTCGCCGGGTCGATAGTAGCCGCACGGTGACCCTGAATGTCATACCACCACCCAGTATCGCCCTAGAAGCAGGGGTTGAGCAGGCCGAGAGAATGCTGGAGCGTCTACGCCGTGAGGGGGAACTACCCTCGGCGGTGGATATTTCGATTTCAGGAGCGAGTGATCAGTTGAATGCCACGCGAGACGCGCTAATGGGCAACTTCTTGATTGCCATTGTGATTGTCTATTTGCTACTGGTAGCGATTTTCTCTCACTGGGGGTACCCGCTGCTGATCCTTACCTCCATCCCTTTGGGCGTGGTGGGTGGCATTATGGGTCTGGCAGCTATGAACGCAGTAGGCAGCCTGCTGCCACTCATTGGCATCGCTCCACTAAGTCAGCCCTTCGATATGATTACTATGCTGGGCTTTTTGATCTTAATGGGAACCGTGGTGAATAACCCTATCCTGGTGGTCGACCAAGCACGCCGACGGCTACACGATAAGCAGCTATCCGTTCAGGAAGCCGTGTCTCAGGCGGTACAAACCCGCTTGCGACCAATTGCGATTACCACGCTGACCACCCTGTGCGGGCTTTCGCCGCTGGTATTTTTACCCGGTGAAGGCACCGAGCTTTACCGTGGCGTGGGGGCGATTGTCTTATTTGGCTTGTTGGGGGCCTCCATCGTGACGGTGACGTTCCTGCCTGCTTTAATGATAAGCGTACTGACGCTTACCCAACGACATACCCAGCCTGGCCGAAGCCAACACCCTTAA
- a CDS encoding ligand-gated channel protein — protein MSTRLRRALLSSAISSLACSALWAQETPRLDDVVVTASGFEQQITSAPASISVISREELERGHYQNITDALRDVPGVVVTGGGAGDRGNDISLRGMPSQYTLILVDGRPQNSRESRPNGSAGFEQDWLPPLQAIERIEVVRGPMSTLYGSDAIGGVINVITRKVADEWHGNVQLDTVLQENSASGDSRQANFYLSGPLVGERLGLQLFGRASERDEDDILNGYEEKSLQSLTARLNFAANDNHDFTAEAGITEQDRYSRVGRSGAAEGCKGGCTDSIGEYTNTHVAVTHSGRFDWGTSETFVQRERSDNKSRDIEITNTTAKASAVIPLGTHLVTVGASYEEESLSDTTTNKISDRTEIDSSQRALFVEDEWMLTDTWALTGGLRVDDDDNYGSHVSPRLYSVWNITPDWTLKGGVSTGYRSPNLREITPDWGQISRGGNIYGNPDLKPETSLNKEIALLYANEAGLNGSLTLFHNDFEDKITRIACPIDICTDGRNDFGSDPTYRVNVDEAITQGVEASLAAPLTDAVALTASYTFTDSEQKSGQYAGEPLTKLPRHQVSATLDWQVNSRFSQWTKVSYRGEESQPTTGPSSRSVVAPSYTFVDAGVGYKLNDSTTVNAGIYNMFDERITYEEYGYVDDGRRVWLGLNVAF, from the coding sequence ATGTCCACTCGTTTGCGTCGCGCGTTATTGTCCAGCGCCATCTCTTCGTTGGCCTGTAGTGCCCTATGGGCTCAAGAAACGCCTCGGCTAGATGATGTTGTGGTGACCGCTTCAGGTTTTGAACAGCAAATTACCAGTGCGCCTGCATCTATCAGCGTTATTTCTCGGGAAGAGCTTGAGCGTGGCCACTATCAAAATATCACCGACGCCCTGCGTGACGTGCCGGGTGTGGTTGTTACCGGTGGTGGCGCAGGTGACCGTGGCAATGATATTTCACTTCGTGGTATGCCCTCCCAGTACACCTTGATTTTGGTGGATGGACGTCCGCAAAATTCTCGGGAATCACGCCCGAACGGTAGCGCGGGGTTTGAACAAGACTGGCTTCCGCCGCTACAAGCGATTGAGCGTATTGAGGTGGTGCGTGGGCCAATGTCGACACTTTACGGCTCAGATGCTATCGGTGGGGTAATCAACGTGATCACCCGCAAGGTGGCTGATGAATGGCACGGCAATGTGCAGCTCGACACCGTGCTTCAAGAAAACAGCGCTTCTGGAGACAGCCGCCAAGCAAATTTCTACCTAAGCGGGCCGTTAGTGGGTGAGCGATTAGGTCTACAGCTTTTCGGGCGTGCCTCTGAGCGGGATGAAGATGATATTTTGAACGGCTACGAAGAAAAAAGCCTGCAAAGTCTAACCGCGCGGCTGAACTTCGCGGCGAACGATAATCACGACTTCACTGCTGAAGCTGGCATTACCGAACAGGATCGCTACTCACGGGTAGGGCGCTCTGGCGCTGCTGAGGGTTGCAAAGGTGGTTGCACCGACAGTATCGGCGAATACACCAACACTCACGTTGCCGTTACCCACAGTGGCCGCTTTGACTGGGGCACCAGCGAAACCTTTGTGCAGCGTGAGCGTAGCGACAACAAATCCCGCGATATCGAAATTACCAACACTACCGCTAAAGCCAGCGCGGTGATTCCACTAGGCACGCACTTAGTGACTGTTGGAGCGAGCTACGAAGAGGAGTCGCTGAGCGATACCACCACCAACAAGATATCTGACCGGACTGAAATCGACAGTAGCCAGCGGGCGCTGTTTGTAGAAGATGAATGGATGCTGACGGACACTTGGGCATTGACTGGCGGTTTGCGCGTTGATGACGATGATAACTATGGCAGTCACGTTAGTCCGCGTCTTTACAGCGTTTGGAATATAACGCCTGATTGGACGCTTAAAGGCGGCGTTTCAACCGGTTATCGTTCGCCAAACCTGCGTGAAATCACCCCCGATTGGGGGCAGATCAGCCGCGGTGGTAATATTTACGGTAATCCAGACCTTAAACCTGAAACGTCGCTTAACAAAGAGATTGCGTTGCTCTACGCCAACGAGGCAGGTTTAAACGGCAGTTTGACGCTGTTCCACAATGACTTTGAAGATAAAATTACTCGTATTGCTTGTCCTATCGATATCTGTACCGATGGCCGTAATGATTTTGGCAGCGACCCTACTTATCGCGTCAACGTGGATGAGGCGATTACACAAGGGGTAGAAGCCAGTCTGGCAGCGCCGCTGACAGATGCAGTAGCGCTAACGGCCAGCTATACCTTCACTGACTCTGAACAAAAAAGTGGTCAATATGCAGGCGAGCCTTTAACGAAGCTACCGCGTCATCAGGTTTCAGCGACGCTTGATTGGCAGGTTAATTCGCGATTCAGTCAATGGACAAAAGTCAGTTATCGTGGTGAAGAGAGCCAGCCCACTACCGGCCCATCCAGCCGCTCTGTGGTGGCACCTTCCTACACCTTTGTTGATGCAGGAGTGGGTTACAAGCTCAACGATAGCACCACGGTAAACGCCGGTATTTATAATATGTTTGATGAACGTATTACTTATGAAGAGTACGGCTATGTGGACGATGGCCGCCGTGTATGGTTAGGACTCAACGTGGCGTTTTAG
- a CDS encoding LysR family transcriptional regulator: MYDFDELAAFADVMTTGSLTRSAQKLGLAKSTLSRRISQLETRLGQPLLRRQANRLIPTEAGLLFHHYCTELLALAAHSHEALAELREEISGKVTLEVHGALARGWMAGVVDAFLTRHPKVELTLHTRETPPTKMHSNSVHIWLGAAHECGLNQERLGHLTRGLYANPSYLANAGYPQHPSELEEHAWIDLLDSASSGLLLHHTHHDDFLFHAPRSRLRVDLTVLQIDAIAYGQGIGLLPHWMVEKREQHHPGDLVSCLPGWEPAPLPITMLYAYGHHSRRVNALLTFLREQVPAAWQTHHSIVNAN; the protein is encoded by the coding sequence ATGTACGATTTTGATGAACTTGCCGCCTTTGCCGATGTGATGACCACCGGTAGCCTAACGCGCAGCGCACAAAAACTAGGGCTTGCTAAATCGACGCTGAGCCGCCGTATTAGCCAGCTAGAAACACGATTGGGCCAGCCGCTGCTCAGGCGGCAAGCCAATCGGCTGATTCCTACTGAGGCAGGCTTGCTGTTTCATCACTACTGCACAGAACTGCTGGCATTGGCAGCCCACAGTCATGAAGCATTGGCAGAACTGCGCGAGGAAATCAGCGGAAAAGTAACCCTGGAAGTACATGGGGCGTTGGCACGAGGTTGGATGGCAGGCGTTGTGGATGCGTTTTTAACCCGCCACCCTAAAGTAGAATTAACCCTTCATACCCGCGAAACACCCCCAACTAAAATGCACAGTAACAGTGTGCACATATGGCTAGGGGCAGCACATGAATGCGGTCTTAATCAGGAGCGCTTGGGGCACTTGACCCGTGGCCTTTATGCCAACCCCAGCTATCTTGCCAACGCTGGTTACCCTCAGCACCCAAGCGAGCTAGAAGAACACGCGTGGATTGATTTACTCGATAGCGCTTCTAGCGGCCTACTGTTACACCATACCCATCACGATGACTTTCTCTTTCATGCGCCCCGCTCGCGGCTGCGAGTCGATTTAACGGTGCTTCAAATTGATGCCATTGCTTATGGTCAAGGCATTGGGCTACTGCCCCATTGGATGGTCGAAAAACGCGAGCAGCATCATCCTGGCGATTTAGTCAGTTGTTTACCTGGCTGGGAACCCGCCCCACTACCAATCACCATGTTGTATGCTTACGGTCATCACTCACGGCGGGTTAATGCGCTGCTAACATTTTTACGTGAACAGGTTCCCGCTGCTTGGCAAACCCATCACTCCATAGTTAACGCCAATTAA
- a CDS encoding AEC family transporter, translated as MLAELFAVMAPVLAGAGLGYLWVRLGHPYPVDFITRLVFNIGTPALVLTSLSGATIDASSFGQMMLATALVILSMGAASFVVAKLLRRSWRVLLAPMMYPNTGNMGLPVVLYAFGSAGFAYGITVMVTVSLFQFTLGAVLNSNGNPIKTLLKTPTVYAILISMALLLTDTSLPAWLDNTVDLMSGFTVPLMLITLGVSLASIQVKSLRSGLGFSLVRIPLAAAAAWLIAGWIGLPPLAQSILVLQMCMPVAVFNYLFAQRAQREPAYVASLVFCSTLLALVYLPILLAFLM; from the coding sequence ATGCTCGCCGAACTTTTTGCCGTGATGGCGCCAGTACTCGCTGGCGCTGGACTGGGATATTTATGGGTCCGCTTAGGGCATCCCTACCCGGTCGATTTTATTACCCGCTTAGTATTTAACATTGGTACACCTGCGCTTGTGCTTACCTCACTGTCTGGGGCTACTATCGATGCCAGTAGCTTTGGGCAAATGATGCTTGCAACGGCCCTGGTGATTCTCTCTATGGGCGCGGCGAGTTTTGTGGTGGCCAAACTATTGCGCCGCAGTTGGCGTGTATTACTGGCACCAATGATGTATCCCAACACCGGCAATATGGGGCTACCCGTTGTGCTGTATGCGTTTGGCAGCGCTGGATTTGCCTATGGCATTACGGTGATGGTGACGGTATCGCTGTTTCAGTTTACGTTAGGGGCGGTGCTCAATAGCAACGGAAATCCGATTAAGACGTTGCTTAAAACACCCACGGTGTATGCCATTTTAATTTCGATGGCACTGCTGTTAACCGATACCTCATTGCCTGCTTGGTTAGACAATACGGTAGATCTGATGTCTGGATTTACGGTACCGCTCATGCTCATCACACTGGGTGTTTCACTCGCCAGTATTCAGGTAAAAAGCTTACGCTCGGGCCTTGGATTCAGCCTAGTGCGTATTCCTCTTGCCGCTGCAGCGGCATGGTTGATTGCTGGTTGGATAGGTCTTCCACCGTTGGCCCAAAGCATTTTGGTACTACAAATGTGTATGCCTGTGGCGGTATTTAACTACTTATTTGCCCAGCGTGCTCAGCGCGAACCCGCCTATGTCGCCAGCTTGGTTTTCTGCTCTACGCTGCTTGCCCTGGTATATTTACCAATTTTGCTGGCTTTTTTGATGTAG
- a CDS encoding PQQ-dependent sugar dehydrogenase, which translates to MRQPQTQDRQAALTTLSYRWCLTAISGLVLTGTLSNVQADMVYEAMETEQVTFSLERVAKGLSSPWAVAFLPDGRFLVSERRGQLTLVDQDGNQQALNGLPTVSHQGQGGLLDITLHPAFGEGEHDWIYFTWSKPDGNNSRSALSRVKWQGDSLGEVEHLFEQDRASSPGRHYGSRLAWLTDGTLLMSIGDRGVTPARAQASDDHAGSTLRLTDTGGVPDDNPFVDDDSTRDEIYSMGNRNIQGMTVLSNGEPWASEHGPRTGDELNHIEAGSNYGWPEVSLGNDYRTNEPIGVESMPGMVDPVYRFEGRFAPSGLTEVTSNAFGDWQGQLLAGGLASETLLRLQLENGRVVDEEVILDGQIGRIRDVRQGPNDAIYLLTDGDQGSLYRLKVVN; encoded by the coding sequence ATGCGCCAACCACAAACACAAGACCGCCAGGCAGCGTTAACGACTCTCTCTTACCGCTGGTGTCTGACCGCTATTAGTGGGCTAGTGCTGACAGGCACGCTTAGTAATGTCCAGGCAGACATGGTGTACGAGGCAATGGAAACCGAACAGGTAACTTTTTCGCTTGAACGCGTGGCAAAGGGGTTGAGCAGCCCTTGGGCAGTCGCTTTTTTGCCTGACGGTCGTTTTTTGGTCAGCGAACGCCGTGGACAGCTTACGCTGGTGGATCAAGACGGAAATCAACAGGCGCTTAACGGATTACCCACGGTCAGCCACCAGGGACAAGGTGGGCTTCTCGATATTACTCTTCACCCGGCTTTTGGGGAGGGAGAACACGACTGGATTTATTTCACCTGGAGCAAACCCGACGGCAATAACAGCCGTTCAGCGCTATCACGGGTGAAGTGGCAGGGTGATTCATTGGGTGAGGTCGAACACCTTTTTGAACAGGACCGCGCCTCTTCCCCCGGACGCCATTACGGCTCTCGTTTGGCATGGCTAACAGACGGTACGCTATTAATGAGCATTGGCGACCGCGGCGTTACCCCGGCCCGTGCCCAGGCAAGCGATGATCATGCAGGGTCAACACTGCGCTTAACAGATACAGGCGGCGTCCCTGACGATAATCCTTTTGTGGACGATGATAGTACCCGGGATGAGATTTATTCCATGGGCAACCGCAACATTCAAGGCATGACGGTGCTTAGCAATGGTGAGCCCTGGGCGAGCGAACATGGCCCGCGCACAGGTGATGAACTTAATCACATCGAAGCGGGCAGCAATTATGGCTGGCCGGAAGTTAGTTTAGGTAATGATTATCGGACTAATGAGCCGATCGGAGTCGAATCAATGCCTGGCATGGTGGACCCGGTTTACCGCTTTGAGGGTCGCTTTGCACCTTCAGGCCTGACTGAAGTCACCAGCAACGCGTTTGGTGACTGGCAGGGGCAGCTATTAGCCGGTGGTTTAGCCAGCGAGACCTTGTTACGCCTGCAACTGGAAAACGGCCGTGTTGTGGATGAAGAGGTCATTCTTGACGGCCAAATTGGCCGCATTCGCGATGTTCGCCAGGGCCCTAACGACGCCATTTATTTGCTAACCGATGGTGATCAGGGCAGCCTTTATCGTTTAAAGGTGGTTAATTAA
- a CDS encoding sensor histidine kinase produces MRLRNLIILTVIVPLFVVLVVFSLVAIKSLEDNVRSKLQTEVEIITRALSTSLSYAVARDSDTPLEEALQSAFSFHRIYGAYVFDTQGREVYGLGLGKDLFTPSEIQQVIEQDDLYSNYRQQEGWTYYSALIPLRAQDGTVQGVLQVNRLNTGIENYTGFISIVAVLVFVIGAAGIVFSIWWGFRHYIERPLNRLLHVMLLVEDGDRSQRATVDGPTEYRRLASGLNGMLDAMADKDRDIDARRQREIELEKRLRKSKKLAELGVLAAGVAHEIGAPLTVINGQAQRLARRNVIGDDERARLSRIRGEVERIVQIVRQLMELGRQHNVEKGTQALDQLILSASELVEEELEPRNIRLDIDLPSPPPHLLVNGQQIVQVLTNLLRNAAQAPNVGHVRLSAKQYGEELTLWVEDDGPGIPASQHQQVFDPFFTTKPVGQGSGLGLSMVHRIINDHGGTIGVFNSGLGGAGFEITLPLSETASA; encoded by the coding sequence ATGCGACTTCGTAATTTAATTATTTTGACGGTCATCGTGCCGCTCTTTGTCGTTTTAGTGGTATTTAGCCTGGTGGCCATCAAGTCGCTGGAAGATAATGTGCGTTCCAAGCTGCAGACTGAAGTTGAAATTATCACACGGGCACTGAGCACATCGCTGAGCTATGCCGTCGCTCGTGATAGCGACACGCCGTTAGAAGAAGCACTGCAATCCGCTTTTTCATTTCATCGTATCTATGGTGCTTATGTGTTCGACACCCAAGGCCGTGAAGTTTATGGGCTGGGCTTGGGCAAAGATCTGTTCACACCGAGTGAAATTCAGCAGGTTATCGAACAAGATGACCTCTACAGCAATTACCGCCAGCAAGAAGGTTGGACGTACTACTCAGCATTGATTCCGCTACGGGCGCAAGACGGCACGGTGCAAGGCGTCCTGCAGGTAAACCGACTTAATACCGGCATTGAAAACTATACGGGCTTTATCAGCATTGTGGCGGTGTTGGTGTTTGTGATCGGAGCGGCCGGTATTGTATTTAGCATTTGGTGGGGCTTTCGGCACTATATTGAGCGGCCACTTAACCGCCTATTGCACGTGATGTTACTAGTAGAAGATGGCGACCGTAGCCAGCGGGCTACGGTCGATGGCCCGACAGAGTATCGCCGCTTAGCATCAGGGTTGAACGGCATGCTGGATGCCATGGCAGATAAAGATCGCGACATAGATGCTCGCCGGCAGCGCGAAATCGAACTTGAAAAGCGCTTGCGCAAATCTAAAAAGCTGGCCGAACTGGGTGTTTTGGCAGCTGGTGTGGCCCATGAGATTGGCGCACCGTTAACCGTCATCAATGGCCAAGCTCAGCGTTTAGCCCGTCGGAATGTTATTGGCGACGACGAACGCGCACGCCTTAGTCGTATTCGTGGCGAAGTCGAACGCATTGTCCAAATTGTCCGCCAGTTAATGGAGCTGGGGCGACAACATAACGTAGAGAAAGGCACGCAAGCCCTCGATCAGCTTATTCTGAGTGCAAGTGAACTCGTGGAAGAGGAGCTGGAGCCACGAAATATCCGTTTAGATATTGACCTTCCTTCCCCTCCCCCCCACTTATTAGTCAATGGTCAGCAAATTGTGCAAGTGCTCACCAATTTATTGCGTAACGCAGCGCAAGCGCCAAACGTAGGCCACGTACGTCTTAGTGCCAAACAATACGGGGAAGAGTTAACGCTGTGGGTAGAAGATGATGGGCCTGGCATTCCAGCATCACAACATCAACAAGTATTTGACCCTTTTTTTACAACTAAACCGGTGGGCCAAGGCAGTGGCTTAGGGCTCTCCATGGTGCATCGCATTATTAACGACCACGGCGGGACGATTGGCGTATTTAATAGCGGCCTTGGCGGCGCTGGATTTGAAATTACGCTCCCCCTTAGTGAAACCGCATCCGCTTGA